The DNA window AATTATATAAAAAGTTATGATCTAATAGAGAAAAAATACGATCTATCAGATCAATTAATTGTAATGCTAGAAATTGAAAAAAATCCACTTGAAGATATAAATACATATAAAAAAATCTGGCAACTTCAAAGAGATATTGAAAAAATAAATGGTGTTAATTTTATATCGAGTTTATTTCCACAATCATTACCTGGTTATAACATTAAAAATGCTGATGATATAAATATTTCTTTTTTAAATAGATTAAATCAGATAACATTATTTAAAGAAAAATTTTTAAAAGTGAAAAATAATAAATATTATACATTATTGACAATACCATTAAAAAGTGAAGATTTTAAAGTTGTGGATGAGATTGAAAAAAAATTAAAAGATGTGACATATTATAGTGCAGGTACACTTTTTTTTACAAAAAAACTCTTTGATTATTTATTTAACATGGTTATATTCCTGCCGCCTTTTGCATTTATTGTTATGTTATTTATATTCTCAATGCAATTGGGTTCAAAAAAGGTTGCTTTTTTTTCTGTAATTCCAGCAGGTTTAGGTGCTCTATGGACAATGGGATTAATGGGATGGTCTGGAAAAGAAATGGGAATATCCACAATCTTAGTTCCAATATTTACAATAATAATGGGTAGCGCCGATGGTATGCATTTTTTAACACATTTTATAGAATATAGAGAAAATGGGTTAAATAAAAGACTCGCAATAATAGAAACATTACGAAGTACTGGAATTGCTATGATTATGACAACAATAACAACAATTATAGGTTTTATATCAATGGTATTTATTAATTCCAATATGATGAAAGAAATGGGAATATGGTCTTCATTTGGTATAGGTTTTGCTGGAATTGCAACCTTATATATTTTACCTTTGATTATTTCTGGCAATGTTGAATTAAAAAGAAAAAGACCACATATGTTTAACGTTGATTTTACAAAAAAATTATGGAATAAAAAAGGTATTTTTGTATTTATAATCATTATATTATTTTTTGTTTTTCTCATTCCAACTATAAATATCAAATTTGATCAAATCTCCATGTTTAAAAACTATACCAAAGTAAGAAAAGACTATGAAAAATTGAAAAATATTTTTGATTTTAATATACCTATAATGGTAGATTTTGAAACAGCAAAAGAACCACTTGATAAGATTTATTATAAAGAGATGAAAACTTTAGAGAAAAGTCTATCAAATACAATAAATGAATTTAATTACCCCCAGGATTTTCTTGAAATAATGGGAAAAGAATTCTTTAAATTCAAAACATACCCAAATCCCATACAAATTTTAATAATAAAAAATGCTGTAAAAAATAACCCATCAATTCCTTTATTTGATCTCACAAAAGGTAAAAGTTATTTAGGTATTATAATAACAAAAGATAATTCAGAAAATACTTTAAAAATGGTAAAAAATATCATAAATAAGCTCAAAGCGAAAGAAATATTTAAAAATATAAACGTTACTGGAATGGGATATGTCTTTGA is part of the Marinitoga sp. 1197 genome and encodes:
- a CDS encoding efflux RND transporter permease subunit, encoding MEKYIDFLFKNKKKLLFLLGIINLIALIGLFHIKINVDMKTFLPTDSNYIKSYDLIEKKYDLSDQLIVMLEIEKNPLEDINTYKKIWQLQRDIEKINGVNFISSLFPQSLPGYNIKNADDINISFLNRLNQITLFKEKFLKVKNNKYYTLLTIPLKSEDFKVVDEIEKKLKDVTYYSAGTLFFTKKLFDYLFNMVIFLPPFAFIVMLFIFSMQLGSKKVAFFSVIPAGLGALWTMGLMGWSGKEMGISTILVPIFTIIMGSADGMHFLTHFIEYRENGLNKRLAIIETLRSTGIAMIMTTITTIIGFISMVFINSNMMKEMGIWSSFGIGFAGIATLYILPLIISGNVELKRKRPHMFNVDFTKKLWNKKGIFVFIIIILFFVFLIPTINIKFDQISMFKNYTKVRKDYEKLKNIFDFNIPIMVDFETAKEPLDKIYYKEMKTLEKSLSNTINEFNYPQDFLEIMGKEFFKFKTYPNPIQILIIKNAVKNNPSIPLFDLTKGKSYLGIIITKDNSENTLKMVKNIINKLKAKEIFKNINVTGMGYVFDEMNTTVLNSQVKSIFLSVFLVFISVFFMIRKLKTSFFAILPLIGALIVEFGTMALLKIPLNIQSALMANITIGVGVDYAIHMIGTYRYYKNKVKNPIEKTFDVVQKPIMANALGLAFGLSVLNASPFTFHTYLSIIMWVGMLSASLFTLILLPNLLKLDKKISR